Proteins from a single region of Arctopsyche grandis isolate Sample6627 chromosome 1, ASM5162203v2, whole genome shotgun sequence:
- the Idh3a gene encoding isocitrate dehydrogenase [NAD] subunit alpha, mitochondrial — protein MASRLLATLSLSRAAGARAYSSGVTKCTLIPGDGIGPEISAAVQKIFASADVPIEWESVDVTPVRGPDGKFGIPQEAIDSVNRNKIGLKGPLMTPVGKGHRSLNLALRKEFSLYANVRPCRSIEGYKTLYDNVDVVTIRENTEGEYSGIEHEIVDGVVQSIKLITEDASKRVAEFAFEYTRAVGRSKVTAVHKANIMRMSDGLFLRCCRDMAEKYPDVKFEEKYLDTVCLNMVQDPSKYDVLVMPNLYGDIMSDMCAGLVGGLGLTPSGNIGLNGALFESVHGTAPDIAGKDLANPTALLLSAVMMLRHMKLNSHADKIEKACFDTIKEGKYLTGDLGGKAKCSEFTNEIIKKVQSH, from the exons tcGCTTTCCCGAGCAGCAGGCGCTCGTGCTTACAGCTCAGGCGTCACCAAATGTACCCTCATCCCTGGAGACGGTATCGGACCAGAAATATCGGCAGCTGTACAGAAGATCTTTGCGTCTGCCGACGTTCCAATCGAATGGGAGAGCGTAGACGTTACACCAGTCAGG ggtCCTGATGGAAAGTTTGGAATTCCTCAAGAAGCTATTGATTCcgtaaatagaaataaaattggACTCAAAGGACCTTTGATGACACCGGTTGGAAAAGGACATCGATCTTTGAATCTTGCACTTAGGAAGGAGTTTAGTTTATATGCAAACGTAAGGCCTTGCAGGAGTATAGAAGG GTACAAAACCTTATATGATAATGTTGATGTGGTCACAATTCGTGAAAATACTGAAGGTGAATATTCAGGTATTGAGCACGAGATTGTAGATGGTGTTGTACAATCTATCAAGTTGATCACGGAAGACGCTTCTAAGAGAGTAGCCGAATTTGCCTTTGAGTACACTCGTGCCGTTGGCCGCTCTAAGGTCACAGCTGTACACAAAGCAAACATCAT GCGAATGTCAGATGGACTCTTTTTGAGGTGTTGTCGAGATATGGCCGAGAAATATCCCGATGTGAAATTCGAAGAAAAATATTTGGATACCGTCTGTTTAAATATGGTTCAAGATCCTAGCAAGTATGATGTGTTGGTGATGCCTAATTTATATGGTGATATTATGTCTGACATGTGCGCTGGACTTGTCGGAGGCTTAGGATTAACACCATCAGGAAATATTGGTCTCAATGGAGCTCTCTTCGAATCT GTCCATGGTACAGCTCCAGATATCGCCGGAAAAGATCTCGCTAATCCGACAGCTTTACTGCTATCTGCCGTAATGATGTTGCGACATATGAAGTTGAATTCGCACGCTGATAAGATTGAAAAAGCCTGCTTTGATACAATCAAAGAAGGAAAATATTTAACCGGTGACTTAGGAGGAAAAGCCAAATGTTCTGAATTCACCAACGAAATTATTAAGAAAGTTCAGTCTCATTAG